In Streptomyces sp. HUAS ZL42, the DNA window GGGCTACCAGTCCGGCTGGACGGACCCTGCGAGCGGCGACGTGAACATGGCCGCCCGCTGGTACCAGCCGGGAACCGGCTCCTTCGCCTCCCGGGACACCTGGCAGCTCGACCCCAGCCCGTCGGGGCAGGCCAACCGCTACAGCTACGCCAACGAGGACCCGGTGAACGGGACGGATCCGACGGGGCACGTGTGCGCGTGCGGTGGTGGCAGCCCCTATAGCTCACGGATCGCAGGCAACAGCTATCGGGCACCCAGAACCGGCCGTGGCGGGTACGACATCGCCCCGAAGAGCAGCTACCGAGGTTCCCGGAGTTCGAGCACCAAGACACGCCCGCGCACCACAATGAGCACGGGTAACCGGACCATCAACCGCGCTCAGAGCCGCAGGAACATCGCAGAGCTGCGGCGTCTTGAAAGGCGATACACGACAACGTCGAAGGCGAGCTCCACCCGCGGAAGGGGAGCCAGTGGTCGTGGATGCACCTACCGGTGCTCGACCTCCACCACGTACCGCGGCCCCCGAAGCACCCGTGGCACTGGCACCCCACGCACCGGCACGACGCGTCCGCCCAAGCCCTCGACCCCGCAGAACCCCAATCGCGGCAAGAGCCCCACTTCAGCACCCACCAGGCCGGCCCCGAGGCCGCGGGTGGATGTCGCGCGCATCCAGCAACGCACACTGGACCGGGCTGTGGTGGTGGACCAGGACGCCATGTTGGGTATCGTCGTCGACCTCCAAAACGCCCTCGACCCGGAGGCGGCCTACGAGGCGGACTCCTCCCGGGATGACGGGCGGAGGACGGAGGACGATGAGGACCAGGAGAACTGCACTGAGCACCTAGGACAGACGGTCGCCGGCCGAGGCATGTCCGGCATCGTCTGCTTCCGCGCCCCCGCAGGAGCGACCCAGGATCAGATCGACGAACTGAAGGACCACATTGCCGCCTTGAACGCGATTCCCAACTACTGGTCCCCCAAGGGACGGGTCTCGCCGAAAAACGAGCTCGTTGTTGGCCCAGACGGCGCCATCGACACATTGGAGCGCATCGCGGAGAAGATCAAGGGTAAGCACAAACGAGAGGTAGCTGGCACGCCTTATCAGTACAACGGCAAGGTGGCGGGACACCTCCCAGACACCAACTGGTCGGGAGCGCAGAGCCCCTACTGCTGGCATCAGCAGGACGGCGACGTCAACTCGAAGGTCGGGCGTTATTCGCAGAAGTACCGAGTGGGCTATCAGCCGACCGGATTCTACTATGGGGGCGTCGACGGCGATCCCAGCACGTACACGACGGAGCATGTGACAGGCTCCGTCATGCGAGGCCAGTATGGAATATGCAATATCAGCCGTCCATGAGGCAGAACGTGGAGTAAGCCGTGGAAATCCGTCAGTTGGTTGGCCAGTTGATGAACAAGAACATCATGGAGTACCTCGCCGATGCGCCCGAGGTACTCTTCCCGATCCCACGGCTCTACCCTCCGGCGACCGCGGCGCAGATTGCCGTCCTTGAACGACGAGCCGGCCAGCAACTCGCGCCGGGCTACCGGGAGTTCCTTTCCTTGACGGACGGAATGGACGGGTTCTACCTGACCATGCCGCTCTTCGGATGTCACAACTGGGACGAGGGCAGTCGTGCGAGTGCGGGACTCGCATTCCTGGATGGTGTTCGAGAAGACGGCACCGCCGGGGACGTCGGACTCCCGGCGGACATTGCGTTGTTTCCTGTCTCGATCAACGCTGACCGGGCCCAAGCCATCTTCATGCTTGATAATTCCGATGTGCTTCCCGAGCGGTTCTGGTGGATCGGCGAAGGCAGCAGCTCCTTCTTCGACACGTTCGGAGATGTGCTCGGCTATGCCATTGATCCGCGCTCATACTCGCCGAGGGAATACGTGGACTAATCTGGGTCATTTTCCTCGGCCGAGAAGATCGCGGCACTCGGCGTGCACCCAGGGGAAAGGAACTACAGCGGTACTACCGTGAGTTCCTATCCCTCACGAACGGGATGGACGACTTCGTCTGCTCGAACCTGTCGGCATCGGCGGACCCGGCCCCGCTAGCTGGAGATCAACTCCCGATGTGCGAAGCCTTGGGCTCGTGCGGCGGCGCCGCTACAGCGTTAGGTCAGGTATGCGGTCGGGTATCAGCCAACCGGCTTCTGCTGCGCGTGCGTGAGCGGGGATCCCAGCACGTACACGACCGCAAGGGTCACCGGGTTGGTGTCGCGCGGTCAGTACGGCATCTGTGAAATCAGCCGGCCTTGATGCGAGCCCGAGGAGAACACCATGGAAATGTGGATGCTCGTTGGCGAACTGATGCGCGCGAGGGCGCGCGAATACCTTGCCTCTTCGCCCTTGAGCCCTGAGGCAATGCCCGGGCTCAGGCCCCCGGCGACGCCCGCGCAGATCGGGGCTCTGGAAGCCCTGGCCGGCCAGCCGCTGGATCCGGCGTATCGGAGCTTTCTGTCCCTGACGGACGGGTTGGACGGATTCCAATACACGATGCCGCTCCTGGGGTGTCGTGACTGGGGGAGCCCGGAGCGGAGCGCACTGGCTTCGATGTTCCGTGACATCGTCCTGGAGAGCGGGCCACTGGACGAGGTTGGGTTGCCGGAGGAGACGCATGTCTTCCCTGTCTTCGTCAACGCAGAGGGATCCGCGGGCGTCCTGATGCTGCACCACGGTGACGATGCCGCGGAACGCTTCTGGTGGACCGGCGCGGGAGACAACATGTTCTTCCACACCTTTCGTGACTCCTCGCCTACGTGACGGATCCGCTCTCCTACAGTCCGAGGCAACTCTTCGAATGACATCCTGGAGTGGGTCTGACAGGCGGGAAGGAGCTTCGTTCCTATGCGAGGCTACGGAGTTTCTTCTTGCACATTGGGGGGTGCCCGGGGAGTCACCCCGACGAATGGCCCGTGATGGTGGACGAGGCATTCCAGCAAACAGGTCGGCAGTGAGTCCGAGAAGAGTCAGGTAGTCCCGGGCTGGGTTCCTGGCGGGAGGAGACAAAGGTGATTCTTTCCGTGGAGTCACTGCTCGGAGAGCGGGAACGCTTTCGCCCTGCATCGGCGGAGGCGTGGCAGGCAGTGGAGGGCTGGCTCGGGCATGAGCTGCCGACGGATTACAAGGAGCTCGTGGATGGATTCGATGATGGCATTCTTTTCGGACACCTCTTCGTTCCCCATCCGGCGGGCACCAAGCAGCTATTGAAGTTCATGCAGGAGGAGCGGAGGGACTTGCATGACGCGTACGAGGATGTGGATGACGTTCCCTCAAGTGTGGTGTCTGCGTGGGAGCGGGTGATCCCCTGGGCCTATCATGACTGGAATGGTGACGTCTGTCTCCTGGTGCCCGATGCGACCGGTGATCGTTGGAACGTTGCTGTCGCTTTCCGTCAGTGTCCAGAATTTCTGGTGATCAACGGAGGGGTTGCTGAGTTTTTGCGCCTGCTGGTGAGGGAGCGCCGCTTTCCTCGAGGGTGGCCGACCGGAGACCCGCGATGGCGGTCGAGGTCGGGAAGTCCCCTCGTGTGACTTGGCTCCGCAAGGTCAAACGCTGAACCAGCTGGGAGAAATCCCTTGGTGTCTTGCTCATGAGCTTCGCCGAATAGCGCGCCGAGCGCCAGAGTCGCTGGTCGTTCGCTCCACATGAACGGGGGCCACTCTCTCGCAGTGACCGTCCACGACCCAGACCGTCTCAGCGCGCTGTTGTGGATCCGAACGAATGGAGCCCCAACTATCGCGGATGAGCCGACCGCCGTCTCGGTGCGTGATTTTGAAGCTGGAGGGTGAAATGTCGTCAGTAGGACAGTTGAAGAACGTGTTGGGTTTGCCTCCCAGGGGGCCTGTGGGAACGTTCGAGGAGGTAGAGAATTCCTTTGGTGTCTCACTGCCTGCGGAAGTGAAGGATGTTTGTTCGCTCTACGGTGATGTGATGGTCTCTGATTTCATCTTCATCTTCGGTCCTAAGTTCATGGCCGAAAAGAGCGCATGGATGAGTGATTTCGTACGGGATGGGCACCCTGCTATCCCCAGGGCGGTGCTCCCTGACGCTGGGGGCATGCTTCATTGGGGCCACACAATTGAAGGGGATAAATTCTTCCTGGAGGATCGAGGAAGCGGTAGATGGACAGTTTCTGCTTTTCGGAGAAACTGGGGGGACTGGTATGAGTCCGATGACACCCTTGCCGACTGGCTGGTTGGAGTTTTCAAGGGTAACCGTGCAGTGGACTGGATGCCGGAATGGCCTGAATCTCATTGGTTTGAGTCTAGTTGATGTCGATTAGTGCATGCTTCTGAAAGGCCGTGAGGTGCAAATTTCTCGATTTCGGCAATTTTTGGGGCGTCCGCTGGTAAATGGTGATGTGGGCCGCGACTGGCAGGCTCTTGAGGCGCGATCTGGCGTGACGTTCCCAGCTGACTACAAGCAGTTCGTTACGGCCTACGGGCCCGGATGTGTGAACGACCAGCTCTACGTGTTTCACCCAAAGGCAGCGGGTGGGAGCGAAGGGCTGCGTCTCGAGTCGCTGTGGGAGCAGGCTTCATATGCGCACTCGGAGCTTTCGCGAAATGCTCCCGACTATTATCCCTATCCAATCTATCCAACGCCCGGCGGATGTATTCCAGTTGCTCGATCGACATCGGGAAATCAAGTGCTGCTCGCCCCTCCGAAGAGTGGTGAAAGTGACTGGTCCGTAGTCCTCGACATGGGTCAGTGGATTCCGGTGGCGATGTCGTTCACGGATTTCCTGTGGTCTGCCCTTTGCGAGGAGCTGCATGTTCCGGTGCTCGATGGAGAGCCGTCGTTCCAGCCGGTTGGCACGGTGGAGCCATGACGGATGGCCGGTGTTGCGGCCGACCGCGGACTTGGAGATCCCGAAGAATGGAGCGAGCTGCCGCGTCGTCAAGTTGGTTCGCCAGTAGGGCACAACCAGCAAGGCACGGTCCTGGAGGGGCAGGCTCCAGGGGGTGTCCCCCGTGATTTGAGCGCACCGTGAACGACACACTGAGACAGTTGAGAGACATCGTCTCCCTGCTCCGAGAGGAAGGGGAGGCTGGCGATGTGGTCGACTGGGACGCCGCAGCGGCCGAACTCGGCGTGGCTTCGTTCCCAGGTGACTACCGGGCGTTCGTCGCGACATTCGGGGCGGGATCCTTCGAGGACAGCCTTTTTGTGTCTGTCCCGCGCCCGGGGAACTCGGCCGCACCCCTGACGGTGGGGCGCCTGCCGGATGACGCTCTGCGAGCGGAGGTGATGAGCGACTGGCAGGCTGCTGGAGCCAACTCGAAGTATCGGCTGGTGGACATGCTCGTCTGGGGGCAGACAAACGGGGCGGATGCCCTGTGCTGGGTGACCTCGGATCCCGACTCGAACCGCTGGCCGGTTGCGGTTTGGGAGAGGCAAGGTGGCGGTTGGAAGATCCACGACTGCGGAATGACGGACTTCCTCGTGAGGCTGTTGCGTGGCGATTTCCCTGAATGCCCCCTCAGCCTTGCCACGCTGTGGCGCCGGGGCACCGCACGTTTCCTGAACTTCAGGGAGGAAGAGCGGTGTCTCGACGCGGGTGTCGACCCGTGGACGGAGGAGTCGATGGACCCCTTCGACGATGTGGGCCGACCATAGTGACCTTCTCGTCGCCTCCTGGCCTCCCGACCTGAACGCTTCGAGGGCTGAACAGGTCGGGTCCAACCAAGAATGAAGGAACCACAATGTCCCACCCCGCGATCGCTCGTCTCCGGCAGTTGCTGCCGCCACCCTTGTCCGGCGGTGACGCTCTCGACTGGGACGCGCTGTCTGATGCAGCTTCCTTGAGGCTTCCGGCGGACTATCGGGAATTCGTCGAGATCTACGGCGGCGGAGAGCTCGACGAGTACCTGTCCGTCAGCACGCCGCCAGTTCCGGGCTCCCCCTACGGCGATCTGCTGGACGGGACGGACCCGGCCCTTCCCCCTGAGACTCGTGCCGAACTGGCCGCCTGGTTTCCAGATGACATGTCGCCCCGGCTGCTGCCATTCGGGAGTACTGCAAGCAGTGACGTCGTCTTCTGGATGTGTGTGGGGTCCCCGGACGACTGGAAAGTGGCCGTCTTCAGGCGGCAGTCGTTCCATGGCACGAGTCGCTGGATCGTTTTCGACGGCGGTATGGCCGAGTTCCTGACGGCTGTTCTGGCCGGCTCAATAGACCCGTTCAGTAGCTCTCTTGAGGCGGGGAAGCATCACTACCTCAATTGGCGGGACGAGTAGCGATCTCTCCGTTGAGTCCCGCTGTACCGTGGAGAACATGCCTGAGGCAGCGGGAGCGAGCGTCGACCTCGACGACATCCTCGTTCTGATCGCGCACCCCTTCGGGGATGTCTGGGTGCCGCTTCCGCAGTGGATTGCTCATGGTCCAGGCCCCAGATCGTGGGTGCACCCCGTGAAGGCGCGATCCATCTCGACCGGCGAACCGCTGCCGCTGACCGTGATTCCGCTGCAGTACCGCAACACCTACGAATCCCGCCAGGCGATCCGAGACGGCCGGCTGGTGAATCCGTGGCCGGAGACCTGGCGGGTGCCGGCGCTGGAGAACGACCGGGACGACCGTTTCGTCTTCGAGTTCTTCATGGCGCCGGATGACGCGTCAGCTGCATCGGTGATGAGTGAGGGGGCGCGTGATGACCTCGAGACGCTGCAAGGCGGCGGCTATGCACCGGAAAGATGCGTCATCGAGTGGGAGAGCATCTTCACCGGGATACCTCCCCGCCAACTCATCAAGGTCGGCGAACCCCGCCGCCTTACGGAACCCACCGGTGACGGCCGCCATGTCATCGTGCTCTCGGAGCGGCTGTTCAGCTCGCTTGTGACGGCGGCCGGAACGCAGGTGGACGAGGTGGCCCGGAAGTGGGCGCGGCTGCGCCTGATCGACGGCGGCGACATCGGTGAGGACGCAGCCATCGGTCACCTCCGGGAACTGGCGGATCTTGCCCTCAGGGCCGCCGAACGAGGCCACCGGCTCTATTGTTCCGTGACGCGCCCTTGAAGCGCGACTGTTCGGGAGCTGGGGACGTAACGGTCAACGTCCATTGATTCCAAGCGAGTTGGGGCAAGTCTGAGCGGGTGTGTGAATGGGCCGGGGTGAATGGCCGGAGTTCTACCTGGCCGGGGTCCCAGGAGGCTTCCTACGATGCGTTCGCCTCCGGCCTTCACAGGATCCTCATGGTTTCTTCAAAGGTTGGGGGCGCAGCCACCCCCCAACATCTAGGAGAGACCATGGCTCGTGGACTCCTGCTGAGCGGCGGCGCGCTCGCCGCTCTCCTCGCCACCGCGTTACCCGCGCACTCGGCCCCGGCCGACGCGTTCGACGACCCGCCCCCGGACAAGATCATCATCAAGGTCGCCACGGTGAACGGCTCCGGCTGCCCCCAGGGCACGACGGCCGTCGCCGTCTCCGAGGACAACACCGCCTTCACGGTGACGTACAGCGAGTACCTCGCGCAGGTCGGCGGCAACTCCGACCCCACCGCGTTCCGCAAGAACTGCCAGCTCAACCTGGTCGTCCATGTCCCGCAGGGCTTCACGTACGCCATCGCCAGCGCGGACTACCGAGGCTTCGCCGCACTCCAGTCCGGCGCGAGCGGCATGCAGAGAGCGTCGTACTACTTCCAGGGTTCGTCGCAGACGGCCTTCAAGAACCACCCCTTCAGCGGGCCCTACAACGACAACTGGCAGGCCACCGACACCACGGATTGGGCCCAGCTCGTCTGGGCACCCTGCGGCGTCCAGCGCAACTTCAACATCAACACCGAGCTGCGGGTGAACGCGGGCACCTCGTCGCCGAGCAAGGTCAGCTTCATGACGATGGACTCGACCGACGGGGACATCAGCACGGTGTACCACATGGCCTGGAAGACGTGTCCGGGCAAGTAAGGCCCTCTGTTACGTACTTCTCCTGACGCCGGTGCCTCCGGTCGACTGTCATGATCGGAGGCCCGGTAGGTACTACGACGCGAGAGCGGGGTCGGCCGAGTGCGGGACCGGCTGCGCACGGTTCATGGTGTACGGGTCTCCGGCATCTGGCGTCGGTCCGAAGGCCGCCGGTGATCCGACGGATGCGGGAGCGGTCCGAGGCGCGGGTCCGGTCCAACGGGGCGGAAACGTCTACGCGATCGGGGGTGTCGGCGTCGTCGTCATCCTCGCTCTGCTCTACGGCCGTCGAGCCGTCGGCGTCCTCGAACTCCTCGCTGCGATTCGCGGGGGTTAGGGGCGCCGGGTCACTTCGTGGCGTATGTGAGGAAGTCGGCCCAGGTGGTGGGGGAGAGGGTGAGGTAGGGGCCTTGTTTGTCCTTTGAGTCGCGGACGTGGATGGTGGCGGGGGTCAGGGCGACCTCGACGCAATCGTCGCCGGAGCCGCTGCTGTAGCTGCTCTTGAACCAGGCCAGTTCGGTGGAACTCATAGGTTTCCTCGCATCCGCTGCAGCAGGCTCACGGAGTCCGGGATGGTGAGAGCCTGTGAACGCATCCTGGCATACCGGCCCTGGAGCACACTGACCACTTTCCGGTCGGCGATCAACTGGCCACTGAGCTGGCCTTCGTTGTACGCGAACCACTTGTTCTCCGGCGTTTCCAGCAGCCGGACGGGGCCGTGCAACCCCGCGTGCGACTCCCGCACCAGCGGCATGATCTGGATCTCGACATTCCGCAGCTCGGACACCCGCAGTAGGTGATCGACGAGTTCCCGCGTCACCTCTGTCCCGCCCGTGCGCCGCAGGAGCAGCTGCTCTTCGATGATGAAGCTGAACGCGGTGTTCGGGCGTTCCCGCAGCAGCCGCTGGCGCTCGGCCCGCGCCTCCCACTGGGCCTCGATCTGCTCGTCCTTCAGCGGAGGCAGCTCATCGTCGAACAGCTGCCGGGCGTACGCCTCGGTCTGCAACAAGCCCGGAATCAACCGACATTCGTATGTGTACAGCGTGATCGCGACCCCCTCCAGCCGCGCCCACTGCCGAAACCACGCCGCCAACCCCGGCTGCCGAGCCAAATGCTGTGCAGCCCTCCGCAGCACCCCCGTGTTTCCCAGCACCTCCTCCGCCCGCCCCACGAACGCCTGGTCCGGCATTCGCCTCCCCAACTCCACTGAAGCCACCGTGTGTTTGGAGTACCGCACCTGCTCCGCGAAGTCCTCCCGGCTCAGTCCCGCGTGTTCGCGCAACGCCTGGACCACCGCGCCGAACGTCCGCAGACTGTCCGAGGACTCCGGTTCGCCGCCGCCCGTACCCACCAGCCCGTCGACCACCATGGTCACCTCCCGCGGGCCATGGTCACGGCCAG includes these proteins:
- a CDS encoding RHS repeat-associated core domain-containing protein → MRPARLFVVAVAFVQTCGTTTFTYNGGSNNLAGDGTTAYNRTPEGDLLSLSTGTTKQLAVTDQHTDLVAALNADATQVTGSTAYDPFGKETATNGTTPAVGYQSGWTDPASGDVNMAARWYQPGTGSFASRDTWQLDPSPSGQANRYSYANEDPVNGTDPTGHVCACGGGSPYSSRIAGNSYRAPRTGRGGYDIAPKSSYRGSRSSSTKTRPRTTMSTGNRTINRAQSRRNIAELRRLERRYTTTSKASSTRGRGASGRGCTYRCSTSTTYRGPRSTRGTGTPRTGTTRPPKPSTPQNPNRGKSPTSAPTRPAPRPRVDVARIQQRTLDRAVVVDQDAMLGIVVDLQNALDPEAAYEADSSRDDGRRTEDDEDQENCTEHLGQTVAGRGMSGIVCFRAPAGATQDQIDELKDHIAALNAIPNYWSPKGRVSPKNELVVGPDGAIDTLERIAEKIKGKHKREVAGTPYQYNGKVAGHLPDTNWSGAQSPYCWHQQDGDVNSKVGRYSQKYRVGYQPTGFYYGGVDGDPSTYTTEHVTGSVMRGQYGICNISRP
- a CDS encoding SMI1/KNR4 family protein, translating into MEIRQLVGQLMNKNIMEYLADAPEVLFPIPRLYPPATAAQIAVLERRAGQQLAPGYREFLSLTDGMDGFYLTMPLFGCHNWDEGSRASAGLAFLDGVREDGTAGDVGLPADIALFPVSINADRAQAIFMLDNSDVLPERFWWIGEGSSSFFDTFGDVLGYAIDPRSYSPREYVD
- a CDS encoding SMI1/KNR4 family protein — translated: MEMWMLVGELMRARAREYLASSPLSPEAMPGLRPPATPAQIGALEALAGQPLDPAYRSFLSLTDGLDGFQYTMPLLGCRDWGSPERSALASMFRDIVLESGPLDEVGLPEETHVFPVFVNAEGSAGVLMLHHGDDAAERFWWTGAGDNMFFHTFRDSSPT
- a CDS encoding SMI1/KNR4 family protein; translation: MILSVESLLGERERFRPASAEAWQAVEGWLGHELPTDYKELVDGFDDGILFGHLFVPHPAGTKQLLKFMQEERRDLHDAYEDVDDVPSSVVSAWERVIPWAYHDWNGDVCLLVPDATGDRWNVAVAFRQCPEFLVINGGVAEFLRLLVRERRFPRGWPTGDPRWRSRSGSPLV
- a CDS encoding SMI1/KNR4 family protein → MLLKGREVQISRFRQFLGRPLVNGDVGRDWQALEARSGVTFPADYKQFVTAYGPGCVNDQLYVFHPKAAGGSEGLRLESLWEQASYAHSELSRNAPDYYPYPIYPTPGGCIPVARSTSGNQVLLAPPKSGESDWSVVLDMGQWIPVAMSFTDFLWSALCEELHVPVLDGEPSFQPVGTVEP
- a CDS encoding SMI1/KNR4 family protein, yielding MSHPAIARLRQLLPPPLSGGDALDWDALSDAASLRLPADYREFVEIYGGGELDEYLSVSTPPVPGSPYGDLLDGTDPALPPETRAELAAWFPDDMSPRLLPFGSTASSDVVFWMCVGSPDDWKVAVFRRQSFHGTSRWIVFDGGMAEFLTAVLAGSIDPFSSSLEAGKHHYLNWRDE
- a CDS encoding DUF4360 domain-containing protein encodes the protein MARGLLLSGGALAALLATALPAHSAPADAFDDPPPDKIIIKVATVNGSGCPQGTTAVAVSEDNTAFTVTYSEYLAQVGGNSDPTAFRKNCQLNLVVHVPQGFTYAIASADYRGFAALQSGASGMQRASYYFQGSSQTAFKNHPFSGPYNDNWQATDTTDWAQLVWAPCGVQRNFNINTELRVNAGTSSPSKVSFMTMDSTDGDISTVYHMAWKTCPGK
- a CDS encoding DUF397 domain-containing protein codes for the protein MSSTELAWFKSSYSSGSGDDCVEVALTPATIHVRDSKDKQGPYLTLSPTTWADFLTYATK
- a CDS encoding Scr1 family TA system antitoxin-like transcriptional regulator, with the translated sequence MVVDGLVGTGGGEPESSDSLRTFGAVVQALREHAGLSREDFAEQVRYSKHTVASVELGRRMPDQAFVGRAEEVLGNTGVLRRAAQHLARQPGLAAWFRQWARLEGVAITLYTYECRLIPGLLQTEAYARQLFDDELPPLKDEQIEAQWEARAERQRLLRERPNTAFSFIIEEQLLLRRTGGTEVTRELVDHLLRVSELRNVEIQIMPLVRESHAGLHGPVRLLETPENKWFAYNEGQLSGQLIADRKVVSVLQGRYARMRSQALTIPDSVSLLQRMRGNL